The Deltaproteobacteria bacterium genome includes a window with the following:
- a CDS encoding MBL fold metallo-hydrolase, whose protein sequence is MKLYAFSTGYFPVIGGVMRSDRPWKLVRMPMVCFLIEEREGLTLIDTGFGRTTIEDPAKFPGRLSKLLLSFRIREGEDALSRVRQLGYDAHDVKDIILTHFHIDHTGGVPDFPAARIHSSRKEYDSYIERGHRFTSFYHRGAFAHDPPRELHDFTDEERFGFPRTRDLRGDGKIILIDLAGHTAGHMGVAVRTGDRTIIHLGDAALFEEQFTEPASIGFGTRIFRWISDYLPDEEERVRQLLATVRRTHPHLEMFCSHDAWKFEGIPKFPEPLAEDGE, encoded by the coding sequence ATGAAACTTTACGCATTTTCAACAGGATACTTTCCGGTGATCGGCGGTGTGATGCGATCGGACCGTCCCTGGAAACTGGTCAGGATGCCCATGGTCTGTTTCCTGATCGAGGAAAGGGAAGGCCTCACGCTGATCGATACGGGTTTCGGCAGGACCACGATAGAAGATCCGGCCAAATTTCCGGGACGGCTTTCAAAACTCCTGTTGAGCTTCAGGATACGGGAGGGAGAGGACGCTCTTTCCCGGGTCCGGCAGCTCGGTTATGACGCGCACGACGTGAAGGACATTATCCTCACCCATTTCCACATCGATCACACCGGCGGGGTACCCGATTTTCCCGCCGCGCGGATCCACTCATCACGAAAGGAATACGATTCATACATCGAACGGGGGCACCGGTTCACTTCCTTTTACCACCGGGGTGCCTTTGCCCACGACCCGCCCAGGGAACTTCATGATTTCACGGATGAAGAGCGTTTCGGGTTCCCCCGCACCCGCGATCTCAGGGGCGACGGGAAGATCATCCTCATCGATCTCGCGGGTCACACGGCCGGACACATGGGCGTCGCTGTCCGGACCGGAGACAGGACCATCATTCACCTCGGGGACGCCGCCCTCTTCGAAGAACAGTTCACCGAACCCGCGTCTATCGGCTTCGGGACCCGTATATTCCGGTGGATCTCCGATTACCTCCCCGATGAAGAGGAACGGGTGCGCCAGCTTCTCGCCACGGTTCGAAGAACTCATCCACACCTCGAAATGTTCTGCTCACATGACGCCTGGAAGTTTGAAGGGATCCCGAAATTCCCCGAACCCCTCGCAGAGGATGGTGAATAA